One genomic region from Prevotella sp. Rep29 encodes:
- a CDS encoding HAD family phosphatase gives MNERIKQAIRQYTERNGLKAFRPRAVLFDMDGVLYDSMPRHARAWHEAMQKFGIDMPEYEAFRVEGMRGVEICQIKAREQLHREITEDEAERMYQEKAKHFASYGDPLKMESVEELMRKMKADGMRIGVVTGSGQRPLIQRLCRDFEGLIESPFIVTSYDVTRGKPEPDPYLKGLEKVGAAATETIVVENAPLGVRAAVAAGIFTVAVNTGPLPEQMLTDEHADLVFERMSDFCEAWDNFSTNNELI, from the coding sequence ATGAACGAAAGAATCAAACAAGCCATCCGGCAATATACCGAGCGCAACGGTCTGAAAGCATTCCGCCCACGGGCAGTGCTGTTCGACATGGACGGCGTTCTCTATGACTCCATGCCCAGACATGCACGAGCCTGGCACGAAGCGATGCAGAAGTTTGGCATTGACATGCCCGAATACGAAGCATTCCGTGTGGAAGGAATGCGCGGAGTGGAAATCTGCCAGATAAAGGCACGCGAACAACTGCACCGAGAGATTACTGAAGACGAGGCGGAAAGGATGTATCAGGAGAAAGCAAAGCATTTTGCTTCATACGGCGACCCGCTCAAAATGGAAAGTGTGGAAGAACTCATGCGGAAGATGAAAGCCGACGGAATGCGCATCGGCGTAGTGACAGGAAGCGGACAGCGCCCGCTCATCCAACGCCTATGTCGTGATTTTGAAGGACTTATCGAATCTCCATTTATCGTTACGAGTTATGACGTGACACGCGGAAAGCCAGAACCTGACCCTTACCTGAAAGGACTTGAAAAAGTGGGAGCCGCAGCTACGGAAACAATTGTCGTGGAAAATGCGCCTTTGGGGGTGCGGGCGGCAGTGGCAGCAGGCATATTCACCGTTGCCGTGAACACAGGACCACTTCCCGAACAGATGCTCACAGATGAGCATGCAGACCTCGTATTCGAACGAATGTCTGATTTTTGTGAGGCGTGGGACAATTTTTCGACAAACAATGAGTTGATATAA
- a CDS encoding glucose-6-phosphate isomerase, producing MKNISLDIRKADCFLENGTVKAFEQTIKEVQTALEKGTCSGNDFLGWLHLPSTTTEEFLNDIQTTADVLRKECEAVVVAGIGGSYLGARAVIEALANVFPACCKEENSPQVLFAGNNISEDYLSELCHYLKDKRFGVINISKSGTTTETALTFRLLKKQCEQQLGKENAKRVIVAITDAVKGAARAAAEKEGYKTFVIPDNVGGRFSVLTPVGLLPIAVAGFDIRQLIKGAADMEKACGADVPFTDNIAAQYAAVRNALYRNGKKIEIMVNYHPKLHFIAEWWKQLYGESEGKGGKGIFPAACDFTTDLHSMGQWIQDGERTIFETVLSIEQPNKELSFPYDEENLDGLNFLAGKRIDEVNKMAELGTRLAHVDGGVPNIRITLPELNPYYIGQLLYFFEVACAISGLVLGVNPFDQPGVEAYKKNMFALLNKPGYEEASAAIRKRLTEE from the coding sequence ATGAAAAATATTAGCCTTGACATCAGAAAAGCAGACTGTTTCCTTGAGAATGGCACAGTAAAAGCTTTCGAACAAACAATAAAAGAGGTACAGACTGCTCTTGAGAAAGGCACTTGCTCAGGCAACGACTTCCTTGGCTGGTTGCACCTGCCTTCCACGACAACCGAAGAGTTCCTCAACGACATACAAACCACGGCAGACGTGCTGCGCAAGGAATGCGAAGCAGTAGTCGTGGCTGGCATCGGCGGAAGCTATCTCGGAGCACGGGCTGTGATTGAAGCACTGGCAAATGTGTTCCCCGCATGCTGCAAAGAAGAAAACTCCCCGCAAGTGTTGTTTGCTGGAAACAACATCAGCGAGGACTATCTCTCCGAACTCTGCCATTACCTGAAAGACAAGCGCTTCGGTGTCATCAACATCTCGAAAAGCGGAACGACAACCGAAACAGCGCTGACTTTCCGCCTATTGAAGAAACAATGTGAACAACAACTCGGGAAAGAAAATGCGAAACGCGTCATCGTTGCCATCACCGACGCAGTAAAAGGAGCTGCACGTGCCGCTGCCGAGAAAGAGGGCTACAAGACATTCGTCATCCCCGACAATGTCGGCGGACGCTTTTCCGTTCTCACACCGGTCGGACTACTTCCCATCGCCGTTGCGGGATTCGACATCCGACAACTCATCAAAGGGGCTGCCGACATGGAGAAAGCCTGCGGAGCTGACGTGCCGTTCACGGACAACATCGCGGCACAATATGCTGCCGTCCGCAATGCACTCTATCGCAACGGAAAGAAGATTGAAATCATGGTGAACTACCACCCCAAACTCCATTTCATCGCCGAATGGTGGAAACAACTCTATGGGGAAAGCGAAGGAAAAGGCGGCAAAGGAATCTTCCCTGCTGCCTGCGACTTCACCACCGACCTCCACTCCATGGGACAATGGATACAAGATGGCGAGCGCACTATCTTCGAAACCGTGCTCAGCATTGAGCAACCAAACAAGGAACTGTCTTTCCCCTACGATGAGGAAAATCTCGACGGACTGAACTTCCTTGCCGGAAAGCGGATTGACGAAGTGAACAAGATGGCAGAACTGGGCACACGCCTCGCACATGTGGACGGCGGAGTTCCAAACATCCGCATCACACTGCCAGAACTGAACCCCTATTATATCGGGCAGCTGCTCTACTTCTTTGAAGTGGCATGCGCCATCAGTGGGCTCGTGCTCGGTGTCAACCCGTTCGATCAGCCAGGCGTGGAGGCATATAAGAAAAACATGTTTGCCTTGCTCAACAAACCCGGCTACGAAGAAGCATCAGCTGCCATCAGAAAACGCCTGACCGAAGAATGA
- a CDS encoding AAA family ATPase, with the protein MNKNEQFIITINRELGSGGRSIGEKLAKTLNVPFFDKALVKALRDKYNLTIEEIEKLKGKKVSWWNDIVRGIQPFYNAAKEHYYKEPEEITSGEIFRTESQILKEIGEKESCVIAGRSGFFIFRDHPNHISILIQAPMEYRINRLMTKYNKTREESIKSIQEVDTWRENYIKRNTNTSRYDARNYDLVINMEDLTEDNAVELILDFIDKTNSL; encoded by the coding sequence ATGAACAAAAACGAACAATTCATCATAACCATCAACCGCGAACTGGGTTCGGGCGGTCGTTCCATTGGTGAAAAACTCGCGAAGACACTTAATGTGCCTTTCTTCGACAAGGCACTCGTAAAGGCACTGAGAGACAAATACAATCTTACTATTGAAGAGATTGAAAAACTGAAAGGAAAGAAGGTGTCGTGGTGGAATGACATCGTGCGCGGAATACAGCCTTTCTACAATGCCGCCAAAGAACACTATTACAAAGAGCCTGAAGAAATCACAAGCGGCGAAATATTCCGAACAGAATCACAGATTCTTAAAGAGATTGGGGAAAAAGAATCGTGCGTCATCGCCGGAAGAAGCGGATTCTTCATCTTCCGCGACCATCCCAACCACATCAGCATCCTCATCCAGGCACCCATGGAATATCGCATCAACCGCCTGATGACAAAATACAACAAGACGCGCGAAGAGTCCATCAAATCCATACAAGAAGTGGACACATGGCGTGAGAACTATATCAAAAGGAACACGAACACATCGCGTTACGATGCACGCAACTACGACCTTGTCATCAACATGGAAGACCTGACGGAAGACAATGCCGTTGAGCTCATCCTCGACTTCATTGACAAAACAAATAGCCTTTAA
- a CDS encoding NAD(P)H-dependent glycerol-3-phosphate dehydrogenase, whose product MFDCGKIAIIGGGSWATAIAKIVLSHTQHIGWYMRRDDRIEDFKRMGHNPAYLTSVHFNIENIFFSSDINEIVKSYDTLIFVTPSPYLKNHLKKLKTRIRDKFIVTAIKGIVPDENLVCSEYFHQVYDVPYQQLACIGGPSHAEEVALERLSYLTVGCADVEKAKALTDVLSSNFIKTKTSTDVVGIEYSSVLKNVYAIAAGICSGLKYGDNFQSVLMSNAVQEMSRFLKSVHPIERSIEDSVYLGDLLVTGYSNFSRNRTFGTMIGKGYSVKSAQIEMEMIAEGYFGTKCMKEINRHMHVNMPILDAVYNILYERINPQIEIKLLTDSFR is encoded by the coding sequence ATGTTTGATTGCGGAAAAATAGCAATCATCGGAGGAGGAAGCTGGGCGACTGCCATTGCCAAGATTGTCCTCAGTCACACGCAGCACATCGGATGGTACATGCGCCGCGACGACCGTATTGAGGACTTCAAGCGCATGGGACATAACCCCGCCTATCTGACCAGCGTGCATTTCAACATAGAGAACATTTTCTTTTCGAGCGATATCAACGAGATTGTGAAGAGTTATGACACACTTATCTTCGTCACACCATCGCCGTATTTGAAAAATCACCTGAAGAAACTTAAGACACGCATACGAGACAAGTTCATCGTCACAGCCATCAAGGGCATCGTGCCCGACGAGAATCTCGTATGCTCAGAATATTTCCATCAGGTGTATGACGTGCCCTACCAGCAGCTTGCCTGCATCGGAGGTCCTTCGCATGCTGAGGAAGTGGCTCTCGAACGGTTGTCATACCTGACCGTAGGATGCGCGGATGTTGAGAAGGCAAAAGCACTGACCGACGTGCTGTCCAGCAATTTCATCAAGACAAAAACCAGCACCGACGTGGTCGGAATAGAATACTCATCGGTGCTGAAAAACGTCTATGCCATTGCAGCAGGAATATGCAGCGGACTGAAATACGGCGACAACTTCCAGTCGGTGCTCATGTCGAACGCCGTGCAGGAGATGTCGAGATTCCTCAAGTCCGTACACCCCATCGAACGGAGCATCGAAGACTCCGTATATCTGGGCGACTTGCTGGTCACGGGATATTCCAACTTCTCACGAAACCGCACCTTCGGAACGATGATTGGAAAAGGATACAGCGTGAAAAGCGCACAAATCGAGATGGAAATGATTGCCGAAGGCTATTTCGGAACCAAGTGTATGAAGGAAATCAACCGACACATGCACGTCAACATGCCCATCCTCGATGCAGTATATAACATCCTGTACGAGCGCATCAACCCACAAATAGAAATCAAACTGCTGACGGACAGCTTCAGATAG
- the lysS gene encoding lysine--tRNA ligase — translation MNILELSEQEIGRRESLQELKKMGINPYPAAEYPTNAFSTDIKEQFKDEEPQREVCIAGRMMGRRVMGKASFAELQDSKGRIQVYITRDDLCPGEDKELYNTVFKRLLDIGDFIGVKGFVFRTQTGEISVHAKELTVLSKSLKPLPIVKYKDGVAYDKFDDPELRYRQRYVDLVVNEGVKETFLQRATVIRTMRRVLDEAGYTEVETPTLQSIAGGATARPFITHFNALDQDMYMRIATELYLKRLIVGGFEGVYEIGKNFRNEGMDRNHNPEFTCMELYVQYKDYNWMMAFTEKLLETICIAVNGTTEREVDGQIISFKAPYRRLPILEAIEEKTGFDCNGKSEDEIRAFCKEKGLEVDETMGKGKLIDELFGEFCEGTYIQPTFIIDYPVEMSPLTKMHRSKPGLTERFELMVNGKELANAYSELNDPIDQEERFVEQMKLADKGDDEAMIIDHDFLRALQYGMPPTSGIGIGIDRLVMLMTGKTFIQEVLFFPQMKPEKKAPRSTKEEWETLGIGEEWIPVLNKCGFYLTQDIRDEKAQGLQQKIGEVVKKYKLDMQKPSVDEVQNWIDNVNK, via the coding sequence ATGAACATTTTAGAACTGAGTGAACAAGAGATTGGACGCAGGGAAAGCCTGCAGGAGTTGAAAAAGATGGGCATCAATCCCTACCCCGCAGCGGAATATCCCACGAATGCGTTCTCCACCGACATAAAGGAACAATTCAAGGACGAGGAGCCCCAACGTGAGGTCTGCATCGCCGGACGCATGATGGGACGCCGCGTGATGGGTAAGGCATCCTTCGCCGAACTGCAAGATTCGAAAGGCAGAATACAGGTATATATCACCCGTGACGACCTCTGTCCCGGCGAAGACAAGGAGCTCTATAACACGGTGTTCAAACGCCTGTTGGACATCGGTGACTTCATCGGTGTGAAAGGCTTTGTCTTCCGCACACAAACGGGAGAAATCTCCGTGCATGCCAAGGAACTGACCGTGCTGTCGAAGAGCCTCAAGCCGCTGCCCATCGTGAAATATAAAGACGGTGTGGCGTACGATAAGTTCGACGACCCCGAGCTGCGCTACCGCCAGCGCTACGTCGATTTGGTAGTCAACGAGGGTGTCAAGGAGACTTTCCTGCAGCGCGCAACGGTTATCCGCACCATGCGTCGCGTGCTCGACGAGGCAGGATACACGGAAGTGGAGACCCCTACCCTGCAATCCATCGCCGGCGGAGCCACAGCGCGCCCGTTCATCACCCACTTCAATGCGCTTGACCAAGATATGTATATGCGCATCGCCACAGAGCTGTATCTGAAACGACTCATCGTGGGCGGTTTCGAAGGTGTCTATGAAATCGGAAAGAACTTCCGCAACGAAGGCATGGACCGCAACCACAATCCGGAGTTCACCTGCATGGAACTCTACGTGCAATACAAGGATTATAACTGGATGATGGCGTTCACCGAGAAACTCCTTGAGACTATCTGTATCGCCGTGAACGGCACGACGGAGCGTGAAGTGGACGGACAAATCATCTCGTTCAAAGCACCCTACCGCCGACTGCCTATCCTCGAAGCTATCGAAGAAAAAACCGGTTTCGACTGCAACGGAAAGAGCGAGGACGAAATACGCGCATTCTGCAAGGAGAAAGGGTTGGAGGTAGATGAGACCATGGGCAAGGGAAAACTTATCGACGAACTGTTCGGAGAATTTTGCGAAGGCACCTACATACAACCTACGTTCATCATCGACTATCCCGTGGAGATGTCGCCGCTGACGAAGATGCACCGCTCAAAGCCAGGACTGACCGAGCGTTTCGAACTGATGGTCAACGGAAAAGAACTGGCAAACGCCTATTCGGAGCTGAACGACCCCATCGACCAGGAAGAACGGTTCGTGGAACAGATGAAACTGGCAGACAAGGGCGACGATGAGGCGATGATTATCGACCACGATTTCCTCCGCGCCCTGCAATACGGTATGCCGCCGACGAGCGGTATCGGTATCGGTATCGACCGACTGGTGATGCTCATGACGGGCAAGACCTTCATACAAGAGGTGCTCTTCTTCCCACAAATGAAACCGGAAAAGAAAGCACCACGCAGCACCAAAGAAGAATGGGAAACGCTGGGCATCGGTGAAGAATGGATTCCTGTGCTGAACAAATGTGGATTCTATCTGACACAAGACATCCGCGACGAAAAAGCGCAAGGACTTCAGCAGAAAATCGGGGAAGTTGTGAAGAAATACAAACTCGACATGCAGAAGCCAAGCGTCGATGAGGTACAGAATTGGATTGACAACGTAAACAAATAG
- a CDS encoding PaaI family thioesterase has translation MNVDRIREIINRQPNLSTALGMEFISTPDEDMCMATMRVDERNRQPFGFLSGGASLALAENLAGVGSSALCEGKICVGISVSGSHVKAVAEGDTVTAVAHLVQKGRSLHVWTVDITDSAGDLISTVHVTNYIISPKNK, from the coding sequence ATGAATGTAGATAGAATACGGGAGATAATCAACCGTCAGCCGAACCTTTCGACGGCATTGGGCATGGAATTTATCTCCACTCCCGACGAGGATATGTGCATGGCAACGATGAGGGTGGATGAGCGCAACCGCCAGCCTTTCGGCTTCTTGAGTGGCGGTGCGTCGCTGGCATTGGCAGAAAACCTTGCAGGTGTCGGCTCGTCAGCACTCTGTGAAGGCAAAATCTGTGTGGGTATCAGCGTCAGCGGCAGCCATGTGAAGGCAGTTGCCGAGGGTGACACGGTGACCGCCGTGGCACACCTCGTGCAGAAAGGACGCTCGCTGCATGTGTGGACGGTAGATATCACCGACTCAGCGGGCGACCTGATTTCCACCGTTCACGTGACAAACTATATCATCTCTCCGAAGAATAAATAG
- a CDS encoding DUF3791 domain-containing protein, with the protein MCIVEFGKKFKMSSAMAFNYLKTYRGLEFLDKCYDAEHLLSLENTLSDLKTYCKRHGGTVE; encoded by the coding sequence ATGTGTATTGTCGAGTTTGGAAAGAAATTCAAAATGTCTTCGGCAATGGCTTTCAATTATCTGAAAACTTATCGGGGATTGGAATTCCTTGATAAATGCTACGATGCGGAACATTTACTCTCCCTTGAAAATACACTTAGCGACTTGAAAACGTATTGTAAGCGACATGGAGGGACTGTTGAATGA
- a CDS encoding DUF3990 domain-containing protein, with product MKLYHGTNTDFQTIELSKCRPNKDFGKGFYLTDIRSQAQAMAVRRCEFEGKGNPIVQVYEFDETFLKSQEMSVKVFEQVCEEWALFILQNRKAGKKPVHQYDIVVGPVADDGVVYQLNLYMQRLITMDTLVKELSYKKINRQYYFGTEHAIQQLKRI from the coding sequence ATGAAACTATATCATGGCACAAATACGGACTTCCAGACGATAGAATTATCCAAATGCCGCCCGAATAAAGATTTCGGAAAAGGTTTTTATTTGACTGACATTCGCTCGCAAGCGCAAGCAATGGCTGTCCGGAGATGTGAATTTGAAGGTAAGGGGAATCCCATTGTACAGGTTTATGAGTTTGATGAGACTTTCTTAAAAAGTCAAGAGATGAGCGTAAAGGTTTTTGAACAAGTCTGCGAAGAATGGGCACTGTTCATCCTGCAAAACCGAAAAGCAGGTAAGAAGCCTGTACATCAATACGATATTGTCGTAGGACCAGTTGCCGATGACGGCGTTGTCTATCAACTGAATCTTTACATGCAACGGCTGATAACGATGGATACACTCGTGAAAGAGCTTTCTTATAAGAAAATCAACCGCCAATATTATTTCGGAACGGAGCATGCCATACAACAATTGAAAAGGATATGA
- a CDS encoding chorismate-binding protein, protein MTTQVLYRLPGKKEYVRLGRGETEPEALSCCRDLDGRRGFVFAPFASDKDTPILMFDADDAETCALPEVERQEFHLQRILSIDEERASYAVDFERFHGRLLTNDFQKLVLSRSSEWIVTGEVAPECLFFRACRAYPNAFVALVKTPDHGIWLMSTPEVLLRMEGKDGYTMALAGTILATKQPVWTDKNREEQRLVGDYIARTIAPFSEKTSIGEPQTVRAANVMHLQTDFRFTMNERMEVAELVEQLHPTPAVCGIPKAEARQFILANEHSPRLYYSGFCGLFDANSQTSLYVSLRCMQMLGNKIRLYAGGGLLRESVMESEWLETEAKMEAMRQLFEK, encoded by the coding sequence ATGACCACTCAAGTGTTGTATAGATTGCCCGGAAAGAAGGAGTATGTACGGCTCGGGAGGGGCGAAACGGAACCTGAGGCGTTGTCCTGTTGTCGTGATTTGGACGGCAGGCGAGGCTTTGTCTTTGCGCCTTTCGCGTCGGATAAAGACACGCCGATTCTGATGTTCGATGCCGATGATGCGGAAACTTGTGCGTTGCCTGAGGTGGAACGGCAGGAGTTCCATTTGCAAAGAATACTCTCCATTGACGAGGAACGGGCATCGTATGCTGTTGATTTTGAACGTTTTCACGGGCGTTTGCTGACAAATGATTTCCAGAAACTGGTGCTCTCACGTAGCAGTGAGTGGATTGTGACAGGCGAGGTGGCGCCGGAATGCCTGTTCTTCCGTGCTTGTCGTGCCTATCCGAATGCCTTTGTCGCACTTGTAAAAACGCCCGACCATGGCATCTGGCTTATGTCCACACCCGAAGTGTTGTTGCGGATGGAAGGGAAAGATGGCTATACGATGGCGCTGGCAGGAACGATTCTGGCTACGAAACAACCCGTGTGGACGGATAAGAATAGGGAGGAACAGCGACTTGTAGGCGATTATATAGCACGGACGATTGCTCCTTTTTCCGAAAAGACAAGCATCGGCGAGCCACAAACCGTCCGCGCTGCCAACGTCATGCACCTGCAGACCGACTTCCGTTTCACCATGAATGAGCGGATGGAAGTGGCGGAGTTGGTGGAACAACTGCATCCGACGCCCGCTGTCTGCGGCATTCCGAAAGCCGAAGCGCGGCAGTTTATTCTTGCCAACGAACATTCTCCACGCCTTTATTACAGCGGTTTCTGTGGGCTTTTCGATGCCAACAGCCAGACCTCTCTTTATGTTTCCCTGCGCTGCATGCAGATGCTTGGCAACAAAATTCGCCTATATGCCGGTGGCGGACTGCTCCGTGAGAGCGTGATGGAGAGCGAATGGCTGGAGACGGAAGCCAAAATGGAGGCAATGCGGCAGCTTTTTGAGAAATAA